Proteins from a genomic interval of Desulfofustis limnaeus:
- the sbtM gene encoding thio(seleno)oxazole modification radical SAM maturase SbtM, whose product MPPDLLHIFPVSSTLLPDDFVRPSAAALPHLLRRSTALSRRHPYLADLAEIELQIYQLNQHPPSLPDIVDHLQVKPGVTLLEVGWNRLPERLNNQQIEPQAESSLVLLVPPTATTPSRALTPSGHQLLAMKIAVEHLDPKTVAAEGDVPVGVIDRLIAAAVRDGLLLAPASALVRPPSYFPAEARFHNRLKADVFTLQWHITQACDLHCRHCYDRSSRTAVSADQGRMVLDRFYDFCQANHVRGQVSFTGGNPLLHSHFFDLYRGAVERGFMVAILGNPTDRQTLEAIIALAKPEFYQVSLEGLPEHNDYIRGIGHFQRTMAFLEVAREMRIYTMVMLTLTRDNQDHVLPLAEVLRHRVDLFTFNRLAMMGEGAALASAPVDDYQTFLKQYLQAAAENPIMSLKDSLFNIILDQDGRPPGGGCAGFGCGAAFNFVSLLPDGEVHACRKLPSLLGNLHEQTLLEIYRSPLAAAFREGSSACRPCPLRPVCRGCPAVVAGLGGDIFTTIDPYCFCRH is encoded by the coding sequence ATGCCCCCGGACCTCCTTCACATCTTCCCCGTCAGCAGCACTCTGCTTCCCGACGATTTCGTCCGCCCGTCGGCCGCCGCGCTTCCGCATCTTCTCCGGAGGTCGACGGCACTATCGAGACGCCACCCCTATCTGGCCGATCTCGCTGAAATAGAACTGCAGATCTACCAGCTCAACCAACACCCACCTTCCCTGCCCGACATCGTCGATCATCTGCAGGTCAAACCGGGAGTCACGTTGCTGGAGGTTGGCTGGAACAGATTGCCGGAACGCCTTAACAATCAGCAGATCGAACCGCAAGCTGAATCATCTCTGGTTCTGCTGGTCCCGCCGACCGCCACCACCCCCAGCCGTGCCCTGACCCCCAGTGGCCACCAACTACTGGCCATGAAAATTGCCGTCGAACACCTGGACCCCAAAACCGTAGCCGCCGAAGGCGATGTTCCGGTAGGCGTGATCGATCGGCTCATTGCCGCCGCTGTCCGGGACGGTCTGTTGCTCGCACCGGCATCCGCCCTGGTCCGGCCGCCGTCCTATTTTCCGGCCGAAGCTCGCTTTCACAACCGACTCAAGGCCGATGTTTTCACACTGCAATGGCATATCACCCAAGCCTGCGACCTGCACTGTCGTCACTGTTACGACCGCAGCAGCAGGACTGCCGTTTCCGCCGATCAGGGGAGAATGGTTCTCGATCGGTTCTACGATTTCTGCCAGGCCAATCACGTTCGCGGGCAGGTCAGCTTCACGGGCGGCAACCCGTTGCTCCATAGCCATTTTTTCGATCTCTATCGGGGAGCGGTGGAACGCGGCTTCATGGTTGCCATCCTAGGCAACCCGACCGATCGCCAGACCCTCGAAGCCATTATTGCCCTGGCCAAACCGGAGTTCTATCAGGTCAGCCTGGAAGGTCTGCCGGAACATAACGATTACATCCGCGGCATCGGCCATTTCCAACGGACCATGGCCTTTCTCGAAGTGGCCCGGGAGATGCGCATCTATACCATGGTCATGCTTACCCTGACCCGAGACAATCAGGATCACGTATTGCCCCTGGCAGAGGTGCTGCGCCATCGCGTCGATCTGTTCACCTTCAACCGTCTGGCCATGATGGGCGAGGGAGCAGCACTGGCCTCCGCTCCGGTGGACGATTATCAAACTTTTCTTAAGCAGTACCTGCAGGCCGCTGCCGAAAACCCGATCATGAGCCTCAAGGACAGCCTCTTCAACATCATCCTCGATCAGGACGGACGGCCACCTGGCGGCGGTTGCGCCGGATTCGGTTGCGGAGCGGCCTTCAATTTCGTCTCCCTGCTCCCGGACGGAGAGGTACACGCCTGCCGCAAGCTCCCCTCCCTGCTCGGCAACCTCCATGAGCAGACTCTGCTGGAGATTTACCGCAGCCCCCTGGCAGCTGCTTTCCGCGAGGGCAGCTCCGCCTGCCGCCCCTGTCCCCTGCGCCCGGTCTGCCGGGGCTGTCCCGCCGTCGTCGCCGGGCTCGGCGGCGATATCTTCACCACCATCGACCCCTATTGTTTTTGCCGCCACTGA
- a CDS encoding 50S ribosomal protein L11 methyltransferase: protein MPVDPLTLRPLLPDDELTVLCVRGRVPERREYPPGFLGNWQEGDYSYLFFLEPQSASITQLLAEEAHLQVVERFRLSYRQWQEGRAEPCRVGRIMVQPLAAEGFDVPSDCLMIKLDAGLVFGDGCHPTTRDCLEAVQRACSAADIRRVLDLGTGSGLLALAAARLGCRQVVAVDLNLLAARTAQRNVRLNSLAATVAVVNGRAEDVCRVEVDLLIANIGYQVLADIIRSGALSPPKWFVFSGLQTSEAGAVADLLAQRGAVVVKRWQSEKIWHTFLGFIPA, encoded by the coding sequence ATGCCCGTCGATCCGCTTACCCTTCGCCCCCTTCTTCCCGATGACGAGCTGACGGTCTTGTGCGTTCGCGGTCGAGTTCCCGAGCGACGCGAGTATCCTCCCGGATTTCTGGGAAACTGGCAGGAAGGCGACTATTCCTACTTGTTTTTTCTCGAGCCACAGTCCGCATCTATCACTCAACTGCTGGCCGAGGAGGCACACCTGCAGGTGGTTGAGCGGTTTCGCTTGAGCTACCGGCAGTGGCAGGAAGGACGGGCGGAGCCGTGTCGTGTCGGCCGGATCATGGTCCAACCGCTGGCGGCCGAGGGGTTTGACGTACCGTCCGATTGTCTGATGATCAAACTTGATGCCGGACTGGTCTTTGGTGATGGGTGTCATCCGACGACACGCGATTGTCTGGAGGCGGTGCAACGAGCCTGCTCGGCTGCCGACATCCGCCGGGTGCTAGATCTCGGCACCGGCTCCGGCCTGCTCGCCCTGGCAGCCGCCAGGCTCGGCTGCCGACAGGTGGTTGCCGTGGATCTGAACCTGCTGGCCGCTCGCACGGCCCAGCGTAATGTGCGCCTGAACAGCCTCGCCGCAACCGTAGCCGTGGTCAACGGTCGTGCCGAAGATGTCTGCCGGGTGGAAGTCGATCTGCTGATCGCCAATATCGGTTACCAGGTGTTGGCTGACATCATCCGCAGCGGTGCTCTTTCCCCGCCGAAATGGTTTGTGTTTTCCGGACTGCAGACGTCAGAGGCCGGGGCTGTGGCGGATCTTCTGGCGCAACGGGGTGCGGTCGTCGTGAAACGCTGGCAGAGCGAAAAAATCTGGCACACCTTTCTCGGGTTCATACCGGCCTGA
- a CDS encoding NfeD family protein: protein MVILWWYWLIFGMLLMLGELFIPSFTLFWFGLAALLLGAILYFLPDLSLPSQLICWTVGSIVFTALWFKYFKPTMIDRTKAGISREAVTGQTGIVVKPPQDDLRGIVRFALPLLGNDEWEFIATETCQVGDRVEVTDVSGNTLVVRRKP, encoded by the coding sequence ATGGTTATCCTCTGGTGGTATTGGCTGATCTTCGGTATGCTCCTGATGCTCGGCGAGCTCTTCATCCCCAGCTTCACCCTCTTCTGGTTCGGCCTGGCTGCTTTACTGCTGGGGGCGATCCTCTATTTCCTGCCGGACCTGAGCCTTCCATCCCAATTGATCTGCTGGACCGTCGGCAGCATCGTCTTTACCGCGCTGTGGTTCAAGTATTTCAAACCGACCATGATCGACCGGACCAAGGCCGGGATCTCCCGTGAAGCGGTCACCGGCCAGACCGGCATCGTCGTCAAACCGCCTCAAGACGACCTTCGGGGCATCGTTCGGTTCGCCCTGCCGCTGCTCGGTAACGACGAATGGGAATTCATCGCTACCGAAACCTGCCAGGTCGGGGACCGCGTGGAAGTAACCGACGTCTCGGGCAACACCCTGGTTGTCAGACGCAAGCCATAA
- a CDS encoding SPFH domain-containing protein: MEIGALYTAFVFTLIVIVTLFKGVRIVPQGSKWVIQRLGKYHSTLSPGLNFIIPYFDKVAYKVTTKDIVLDIPSQDVITMDNVVIIANAVAFINIVHPEKAVYGVENYIIAIQNLVQTSLRSIIGEMQLDDALSSRDTIKAKLKTSISDDISDWGITLKTVEIQDINPSPTMQKAMEEQAAAERQRRATVTRADGEKQAAILEAEGRLEASKRDAQAKIVLADASQQAIEKVTQAIKDQELPVMYLLGEKYIESIRAMATSANGKTIVLPADIPAAVRGIMGGVTK; encoded by the coding sequence ATGGAAATCGGCGCCTTGTACACGGCCTTCGTATTCACCCTGATCGTCATTGTCACCCTGTTCAAAGGGGTACGTATCGTTCCACAGGGTTCAAAATGGGTGATTCAGCGACTCGGCAAGTACCATTCAACCCTGTCCCCGGGTCTCAATTTCATCATCCCCTATTTCGACAAGGTGGCTTACAAGGTCACCACCAAGGATATCGTTCTCGACATCCCCAGCCAGGATGTGATCACCATGGACAACGTGGTCATCATCGCCAACGCCGTCGCCTTCATCAACATAGTTCACCCGGAAAAAGCGGTTTACGGAGTGGAAAATTACATCATCGCCATCCAGAATCTGGTCCAGACATCGCTCCGTTCGATCATCGGAGAAATGCAACTCGACGACGCCCTGTCGAGCCGAGACACCATCAAGGCCAAATTGAAGACCTCCATCTCCGACGACATTTCCGACTGGGGCATCACCTTGAAAACGGTGGAGATCCAGGACATCAACCCGAGCCCGACCATGCAAAAGGCCATGGAGGAGCAAGCGGCCGCCGAGCGACAGCGCCGCGCCACCGTTACCCGGGCCGACGGAGAAAAGCAGGCCGCCATCCTCGAGGCCGAGGGACGGCTTGAAGCCTCGAAAAGAGACGCTCAGGCCAAGATCGTCCTCGCCGATGCCAGTCAGCAGGCGATCGAAAAGGTTACCCAGGCGATCAAGGATCAGGAATTGCCGGTCATGTACCTGCTCGGGGAAAAATACATCGAGAGCATCCGGGCCATGGCCACCAGCGCCAACGGCAAGACTATCGTCCTGCCGGCCGATATCCCGGCCGCCGTGCGCGGGATCATGGGCGGGGTAACCAAGTGA